From Juglans regia cultivar Chandler chromosome 9, Walnut 2.0, whole genome shotgun sequence:
ttataataagatgtATCATCAAGCAACCTCAGTTTGTCtgccaaagcatttctcttttaaaaaaaattagacttcaaacccaaacacgtttaaaaaaaaaaaccattgatATTACAGccgaaaaaaattaattggaatACACAATGAAAAATGTTGAACTCAATtatataccttttttttattagtttctaTTGAAATTGCACTGGAATTGATGAACCCAACCAAAGCAAGCCCAATAATTCACATTTTGAAGCTGTACAATTTAtgaacaaagaagaagaacaactacaacaaaaagaataaaaaagaaaacttcgCATGTATATATtactagagagagagactcagagagagagagagagattacgaAGGTTTTATGGGCGTGAATTCGAGAGCGGGATTCGGAGGAGACAAAGCGTCTATGGCTGAGAGTATAGCGAGAGAATAGAGacgaagcagaagaagaagaagcggcagcggcagaagaagaagaagcaaatgGCAGAGTCAGGGAGGCAGCAGCCATGGATTTCTATGAAGTAGGGGTAGGGTTCCGCAAAACCTTGAGAAGAGAGGGGGAGAAGGAGAGAGGAAAGAAGGGAGGTTCTTTCTATGGAGCTCTTTAATAATAACAATGGCGGGTCTTTGTGTTTTCCACTGGTTTCGGATTTTCGCACAAAACGTAGGGATGAGGGGAGGTGGGACTGTCAAGAGAAAGCATATACGACGCCGTTGCGGGCCTGGCAACTTGGGCTGCTTTTTTTGGATTTATTCAAATGCTCCAAATCTAAATCCTAGCCAACAAGtctgccaaaaaaataaaaataaataaaagaaaaataaaagtctatttttttcctaaaaagttaaaataaaataataataataataacattaatagaGAATACCATTTATTCTCCTCATTCCACGTGGTGGACCAGAATCCATCCATATTGTGCCATGCGAAAACCTTATATTCgataaattaatattgttttatcatatgtcagattgtaaataattttataaattaatattgtttgttatCATATGTCAgactgtaaaattatttttattataaaatagatctaatatatcacacgacagtttataaatttaattttataaaatcttatctTAAATGTAGCAATTCTTTTAAATAagcaaactttttattttttatgaaattttactgaTGGATGACATTTTTGGCTCCGCAAAGTCTTTTTTGTGTTTGCATGCCATAAAAAAGGGATCCCAAGCATTTCTGCATAGCAATAACGTTTGATAGATTGTATGCTGTGATTTAACAATGAAAGTATGACAACAATCATATGAAACACACGAGAAATGCGTGATCTATTTCGGCTGGAAAATGTGCATGCTTTACCTCGATAGATCTCATCATGAGAGGCAGAAGCTCTCAACCAACCAGTCATGCACTTGCCCAATCTTTTCCCATATAATGCGATCAGGATTTGCAGATACTCCAAAATCTATAATGattaaagaaacaaatgaaTTACATGCCCTGGTCTTGTTCATACTCTTAATTATTGCTCCCATTGGTATTCATAGAGAAgtaaagcagagagagagagagaattactTTCGGTTTAGGGTTCTTCAATTAGGATCGAGAACTGCTacagacacaaagagattatacaaagtaaacctacaaactgaTGTAGCTCAAtagaatccgttagatctattttataataaaagtaactttacaatctaacatataacatcaagccacatcaatttgtagatttattttgtataatcactctgtggctaaagtattttccatTAGAACCACGCTAAGTGAAAAACGAACAAACACACAGCATGACTAAGCATTCATGTTTCCTTTTTAAGCCGTAAACATGTTTCAAACGCTTGGAGAAGTCAATATTGGACAAATTTCTGGTTACAATGAGGGGAGACAAATATATAGAGCATCACAAGCTGGAACATGGTTTCTTCTCATGCTTCAATGAAtacatgatttatattttatggtaaTGTTGAATGTTACATAGTTACTAGGAATAGATCAAATGTTACAACATAAAGAAGTGATCATCCCGAGTTAGAAGTACATAGTCTGCCATGACGTAGGCTGCAGTCCTAATGTATCATTTCAGACATACAGCAAAGAAGGTTCGGATCGGAGTTCAGGACTTCATTTGGCTATGACACCTCTGAAAGTGTTGCCCAGTCATGTTCCTGAAGAAAGACACGGAGTTGAAACAGGAAAACAACGAAACTAGGTTTATAAGTACTTTCATTAATGGACCTTTTTGTGGAGACATTTAAataccaaaaaacaaaagtggTCAGTGCAAGGTGGTGTATGGCGCAGAGAGAGAGTATACCTCCTGAGAAAGATGAGCTTGAGAGATGGAATTAAGCTGGCAGCTTTCCATATTTACAAGTAACTGGATTACTGTTTTCAGACGAGGAACACTGCAAAAAACTATGACTCATATAAACTAAGGGAGCCAAGTAGGAATTACCGTGGACTTAATTATCAGAgagacaaataaaatatttactttctttcATTATGTGAAATGATTGTGGCTTATGTCCTCATGCAGGATGCATGTAATGCAGAGCATTATTACAGCAATGGTCACGAAATTGGCATGAAGATTGTGTTAGATTGGTAATTTAGATCcaaatctgaaaaaatggaGGGCAAACGGTATAAACAGGAAACCTTTTATTAcccttaaaaaagaagaagaagaaaactagaGAATTGTAGTCAACAAATTACAATCTAGATTGCATTTTGCTGCCTAGAACAATTGTAGTTTTTGCAGAAGTCAACATGTTTCTGTTTGACCCCTAGACTATAAATAGAAATGGCCATGTGGCTGGTGCGTAAAGCTGGATGATTGATAAGGAAATTTCCACCTAATTCTAGATAAAAGTTATTTCTGCAAACACAATGTGTTTCTACGTTTAAAGTGTTAGGATCTAAAATAGCAATGGAACATGTTAAACTTCCCCATCTCCAACAAGGAAAGAGACCAAAAGTATTTCAAAATGTGTTCATAATCTGTCATAAAGATGTGCCATGCCTATTTACATATTTCCTTTGAAACTAGAGCGACTTTGGAAAGTGGCTCGTGTATTAAAGACCATGCCAAGATCGATGGTAATCTAAAATAACAATGGTGTACAACATAAATGCAACATTTGTAATCATTTCTCCATATGCGCAATCAAGGATGAAATGACATGAGGCATCTGCTCCAACACCTGCAGCAGCACAATAGGAGATGAATAGAAAGATCAGAACTTTGGGTCTTGTTTCAGATATtctattcttatatataatgtatatataaacacataGGTACTCCATGCTTATTGTGTGCAGCGGGTCTACGTACTTGCCCAGTATTCTTGATTACAGAGGTTTTTGCCAAAATGTCATTTGGAAGCTTTATCAGTTGGGCCTGCaaatgttacaaaaataatttaagagtaaCAGTACACAATGGATTGCAAAGGAATATTAgttggtttttgaaaatttaagatgcTTTTGAGAAGCATCAATTATGTACATggttcaagaaaaaaagaaagtgaggATCTTTCCCATGGAGGCTGTGAAGAAAGATGCTCTTGGAGGCGCCTTAGTTTgccaaatacacttccaaggaaaagggtTACCATCATGAGGCTAAGTACTTAATAAGatgatcaaaaaataaactttcttttctttgtagGGGCCCAAAGAATTTTATCTACATCTCCAAGACATAAAGAATACAAGACATTGACAATTTTAATGAAGGCATCAACTTCTGAGTAAAGGACCGCTTTAAAGAAACTAACATTCCATTAAGGGGAGCTATTGGAGAACTCTACCAGATCAACCATTGAGGTCTTTTGTACATGCCCAATGCCATAAACCTCTGGGAAAGTTTCATTGATGA
This genomic window contains:
- the LOC109007415 gene encoding tobamovirus multiplication protein 2B-like; translated protein: MAASKTGGSSKEGTAKALVADQISQTVQSTSNLLHLMQQSSASQAQLIKLPNDILAKTSVIKNTGQVLEQMPHVISSLIAHMEKFFCSVPRLKTVIQLLVNMESCQLNSISQAHLSQEILEYLQILIALYGKRLGKCMTGWLRASASHDEIYRAYNLSNVIAMQKCLGSLFYGMQTQKRLCGAKNVIHQ